The following are encoded together in the Oscarella lobularis chromosome 10, ooOscLobu1.1, whole genome shotgun sequence genome:
- the LOC136192133 gene encoding putative leucine-rich repeat-containing protein DDB_G0290503 isoform X1: MASKKLIGSRMVMNRDLPRPSSTTSIRDDPGSKKGWTGSSSYVHELERQVKLLKLENAQLEQKLDEKTLLLEQLASESSGESFDQRRIYLLKSQIVQLERQLHLFATSLQRQATLMVKMDNFLTDLVEKTRSSSDTVLKELRQSAEVIIHSMQTGDEVGVSAERLAQPLYFPNAFQHPKRNQPITFLDICGPSLDHINLKQVAYLESSLASLHRKLISLKSGLSTVPPSVSFLTPIESHGLRQFDDVIITLEQCCTDLLNLSLLIPTAPWALPKTQSFTTAKDIEELLPSFPKRKQEVNKVLDAVVKTFDHRHTVAEMELDVLKVELEFHQSVYKLQLDYVKSLFESIKAGFVDFQSSVTKLVCDPLNKILTSFEKLSKSGSDESLRSFLSQMNENSTKLSDVIDALSSSEPRGAEALSEYGQHFLKKIKSMQRECKREKEERIEKLHHAQLQHEKQEEDFKVLPRQQKTKQPKIRNFGQAKEKPAWDSKF; this comes from the exons ATGGCCAGCAAAAAA CTGATAGGTAGTCGTATGGTTATGAATCGAGATTTACCTCGgccttcttcgacgacttctaTTCGAGATGATCCGGGAAGCAAGAAAGGATGGACGGGGTCGAGTTCTTACGTACACGAACTCGAACGACAGGTCAAA TTACTAAAATTGGAAAATGCTCAATTAGAGCAGAAATTAGATGAAAAAAC GCTTCTTTTggagcagttggccagtgAAAGTTCTGGAGAGAGTTTTGATCAGAGGAGAATTTATTTGCTCAAGAGCCAAATAGTTCAACTAGAAAGACAG CTACATCTCTTTGCAACAAGCCTCCAACGTCAAGCCACACTCATGGTAAAAATGGACAATTTTTTGACGGATCTAGTAGAAAAAACAAG ATCAAGTAGCGACACAGTGCTAAAAGAACTGCGACAATCAGCGGAGGTTATCATCCACTCAATGCAAACGGGAGATGAG GTTGGAGTCTCAGCCGAGCGCTTAGCTCAACCTCTATATTTTCCTAATGCATTTCAACATCCGAAACGTAATCAACCCATTACGTTTCTCGACATATGCGGTCCGTCTTTAGATCACATTAATCTGAAGCAAGTG GCGTACCTTGAATCGAGTCTCGCTTCCCTGCATCGAAAATTGATTTCCCTCAAATCGGGACTGTCCACGGTTCCTCCTTCCGTTTCATTTCTAACCCCAATAGAAAGCCATGGGTTGCGTcaatttgatgacgtcataattacATTAGAACAGTGCTGCACGGATCTTTTGAATCTTTCACTTCTCATTCCAACAGCACCTTGG GCTTTGCCTAAAACACAGTCATTTACTACGGCTAAAGACATAGAAGAACTCTTGCCCTCGTTTCCAAAGCGGAAACAAGAA GTTAATAAGGTGCTTGATGCTGTTGTTAAAACGTTTGATCATAGACACACTGTAGCAGAGATGGAG TTAGATGTGCTCAAAGTGGAGCTCGAGTTTCACCAATCCGTTTATAAACTACAGTTGGATTACGTCAAATCATTATTTGAATCAATAAA ggCCGGTTTTGTGGATTTTCAGTCATCTGTAACAAAACTTGTGTGCGATCCACTAAATaaaattctgacgtcatttgaaaaaCTTAGCAAAAGCGGATCTGACGAATCATTGCGAAGTTTCTTGTCACAAATGAACGAAAATTCAACCAAA ttgtCGGATGTTATTGATGCATTGAGTAGCTCGGAGCCACGTGGAGCCGAAGCCCTGTCCGAGTACGGACAACACTTCttaaagaaaatcaaatcaatGCAAAGGGAGtgcaagagagaaaaggaagaacgaATAGAAAAATTACATCATGCTCAATTGCAGCACGAAAAACAAGAGGAAGATTTTAAAGTATTGCCAcgacaacagaaaacaaaacaacCAAAAATTAGGAATTTTggtcaagcaaaagaaaaacccGCCTGGGATtcaaaattttga
- the LOC136192133 gene encoding uncharacterized protein isoform X2, with amino-acid sequence MASKKLIGSRMVMNRDLPRPSSTTSIRDDPGSKKGWTGSSSYVHELERQVKLLKLENAQLEQKLDEKTLLLEQLASESSGESFDQRRIYLLKSQIVQLERQLHLFATSLQRQATLMVKMDNFLTDLVEKTRSSSDTVLKELRQSAEVIIHSMQTGDEVGVSAERLAQPLYFPNAFQHPKRNQPITFLDICGPSLDHINLKQVAYLESSLASLHRKLISLKSGLSTVPPSVSFLTPIESHGLRQFDDVIITLEQCCTDLLNLSLLIPTAPWALPKTQSFTTAKDIEELLPSFPKRKQEVNKVLDAVVKTFDHRHTVAEMELDVLKVELEFHQSVYKLQLDYVKSLFESINHL; translated from the exons ATGGCCAGCAAAAAA CTGATAGGTAGTCGTATGGTTATGAATCGAGATTTACCTCGgccttcttcgacgacttctaTTCGAGATGATCCGGGAAGCAAGAAAGGATGGACGGGGTCGAGTTCTTACGTACACGAACTCGAACGACAGGTCAAA TTACTAAAATTGGAAAATGCTCAATTAGAGCAGAAATTAGATGAAAAAAC GCTTCTTTTggagcagttggccagtgAAAGTTCTGGAGAGAGTTTTGATCAGAGGAGAATTTATTTGCTCAAGAGCCAAATAGTTCAACTAGAAAGACAG CTACATCTCTTTGCAACAAGCCTCCAACGTCAAGCCACACTCATGGTAAAAATGGACAATTTTTTGACGGATCTAGTAGAAAAAACAAG ATCAAGTAGCGACACAGTGCTAAAAGAACTGCGACAATCAGCGGAGGTTATCATCCACTCAATGCAAACGGGAGATGAG GTTGGAGTCTCAGCCGAGCGCTTAGCTCAACCTCTATATTTTCCTAATGCATTTCAACATCCGAAACGTAATCAACCCATTACGTTTCTCGACATATGCGGTCCGTCTTTAGATCACATTAATCTGAAGCAAGTG GCGTACCTTGAATCGAGTCTCGCTTCCCTGCATCGAAAATTGATTTCCCTCAAATCGGGACTGTCCACGGTTCCTCCTTCCGTTTCATTTCTAACCCCAATAGAAAGCCATGGGTTGCGTcaatttgatgacgtcataattacATTAGAACAGTGCTGCACGGATCTTTTGAATCTTTCACTTCTCATTCCAACAGCACCTTGG GCTTTGCCTAAAACACAGTCATTTACTACGGCTAAAGACATAGAAGAACTCTTGCCCTCGTTTCCAAAGCGGAAACAAGAA GTTAATAAGGTGCTTGATGCTGTTGTTAAAACGTTTGATCATAGACACACTGTAGCAGAGATGGAG TTAGATGTGCTCAAAGTGGAGCTCGAGTTTCACCAATCCGTTTATAAACTACAGTTGGATTACGTCAAATCATTATTTGAATCAATAAA TCATCTGTAA
- the LOC136192133 gene encoding uncharacterized protein isoform X3 has protein sequence MASKKLIGSRMVMNRDLPRPSSTTSIRDDPGSKKGWTGSSSYVHELERQVKLLKLENAQLEQKLDEKTLLLEQLASESSGESFDQRRIYLLKSQIVQLERQLHLFATSLQRQATLMVKMDNFLTDLVEKTRSSSDTVLKELRQSAEVIIHSMQTGDEVGVSAERLAQPLYFPNAFQHPKRNQPITFLDICGPSLDHINLKQVAYLESSLASLHRKLISLKSGLSTVPPSVSFLTPIESHGLRQFDDVIITLEQCCTDLLNLSLLIPTAPWALPKTQSFTTAKDIEELLPSFPKRKQEVNKVLDAVVKTFDHRHTVAEMEMCSKWSSSFTNPFINYSWITSNHYLNQ, from the exons ATGGCCAGCAAAAAA CTGATAGGTAGTCGTATGGTTATGAATCGAGATTTACCTCGgccttcttcgacgacttctaTTCGAGATGATCCGGGAAGCAAGAAAGGATGGACGGGGTCGAGTTCTTACGTACACGAACTCGAACGACAGGTCAAA TTACTAAAATTGGAAAATGCTCAATTAGAGCAGAAATTAGATGAAAAAAC GCTTCTTTTggagcagttggccagtgAAAGTTCTGGAGAGAGTTTTGATCAGAGGAGAATTTATTTGCTCAAGAGCCAAATAGTTCAACTAGAAAGACAG CTACATCTCTTTGCAACAAGCCTCCAACGTCAAGCCACACTCATGGTAAAAATGGACAATTTTTTGACGGATCTAGTAGAAAAAACAAG ATCAAGTAGCGACACAGTGCTAAAAGAACTGCGACAATCAGCGGAGGTTATCATCCACTCAATGCAAACGGGAGATGAG GTTGGAGTCTCAGCCGAGCGCTTAGCTCAACCTCTATATTTTCCTAATGCATTTCAACATCCGAAACGTAATCAACCCATTACGTTTCTCGACATATGCGGTCCGTCTTTAGATCACATTAATCTGAAGCAAGTG GCGTACCTTGAATCGAGTCTCGCTTCCCTGCATCGAAAATTGATTTCCCTCAAATCGGGACTGTCCACGGTTCCTCCTTCCGTTTCATTTCTAACCCCAATAGAAAGCCATGGGTTGCGTcaatttgatgacgtcataattacATTAGAACAGTGCTGCACGGATCTTTTGAATCTTTCACTTCTCATTCCAACAGCACCTTGG GCTTTGCCTAAAACACAGTCATTTACTACGGCTAAAGACATAGAAGAACTCTTGCCCTCGTTTCCAAAGCGGAAACAAGAA GTTAATAAGGTGCTTGATGCTGTTGTTAAAACGTTTGATCATAGACACACTGTAGCAGAGATGGAG ATGTGCTCAAAGTGGAGCTCGAGTTTCACCAATCCGTTTATAAACTACAGTTGGATTACGTCAAATCATTATTTGAATCAATAA
- the LOC136192136 gene encoding cilia- and flagella-associated protein 161-like, giving the protein MSVRTYNPRVRVGNWSEDICLEEDVLKDFLEKKENGELLMNKTQNLMTKILGKVDVTNFSDGLIHFGDRVCLYNPETASFLSANVSPSNALSSSPIPCPCDVSSSRNLKPQMRNTFAILPSDSSVREGDVLTYGAQFQLQSLLGNETKLYLQSERATFAKCAKLSRKQEVTLGDKATYQSDWKVICYDPQDRLESEGEPVPAGRKLILNHCKTNQNLSTSSAYSLRTAYGRELEVMAHTEFDAHKAEVPGNHWVFVQGSENEREGVVTMANLEAK; this is encoded by the exons ATGAGCGTCCGAACGTACAATCCCCGCGTTCGCGTAGGAAATTGGAGCGAGGACATTTGCCTTGAAGAG GACGTTTTGAAAGACTttttggaaaagaaagaaaacggcgaacTTTTGATGAACAAAACGCAAAACCTGATGACAAAAATCCTCGGAAAA GTGGATGTAACTAATTTCAGCGACGGTTTGATTCATTTCGGCGATCGCGTTTGTCTCTACAATCCGGAAAcggcttcttttctctcagcCAACGTTTCCCCTAGCAACGCTCTTTCATCATCCCCCATCCCTTGCCCATgtgacgtttcgtcgtcacgtaACCTCAAACCGCAAATGAGAAACACATTCGCAATACTTCCATCTGATTCGTCCGTTCGTGAGGGGGACGTTCTCACATACGGGGCACAATTTCAATTGCAGTCCCTACTTGGCAATGAAACAAAGTTGTATCTTCAGAGTGAAAGAGCAACATTTGCCAAATGTGCCAAGCTCTCACGCAAACAGGAAGTAACTCTGGGAGATAAGGCAACATATCAGAGCGACTGGAAAGTAATCTGTTATGATCCACAAGACAGACTGGAAAGTGAAGGGGAACCAGTTCCA GCTGGTCGTAAATTAATCTTGAATCACTGCAAAACCAATCAGAATCTTTCCACATCATCTGCCTATTCTCTGAG AACGGCGTATGGTCGCGAATTGGAAGTGATGGCTCACACGGAATTCGATGCTCACAAGGCGGAAGTGCCTGGAAATCATTGGGTATTCGTTCAAGGAAGTGAAAACGAAAGGGAAGGAGTCGTTACCATGGCGAATCTAGAAGCAAAATAA
- the LOC136192135 gene encoding NAD-dependent protein deacylase sirtuin-6-like, with the protein MSIAYAASLSPYENKGKCGQLEIFDDADDLETKLNVLAEWMSKARHCVVHTGAGASTAAGIPDFRGPDGVWTLEKEGRSRKRSDVGFGEAIPTTTHMALVRLEGEGLVKCVVTQNIDGLHLKSGFPRDKLCILHGDVFTEKCERCGREVCRNVPVETVGEKLTGNKCDEGGGRGKCRGKLRDTLLDWEGELPLEDLNRATRNSKEADLSICLGTSLQMMPAASFPLMALKKKGRLVICNLQPTKYDKRASLVIHAKVDDIMKGIMKRLGYPIGQWTEVKRETEPPNKQPRTDSNKMNT; encoded by the exons ATGTCTATTGCGTACGCAGCGAGCCTCTCGCCGTACGAGAACAAGGGAAAGTGCGGTCAACTGGAG ATTTTCGACGATGCAGACGATCTCGAGACGAAATTGAACGTTCTCGCCGAATGGATGAGTAAGGCACGTCATTGCGTCGTTCACACGGGGGCTGGCGCGAGCACGGCGGCCGGTATACCGGATTTTCGCGGCCCCGATGGCGTGTGGACGCTCGAAAAAGAGGGAAGATCTCGAAAGAGGAGCGATGTCGGCTTTGGCGAGGCGATACCCACGACGACGCACATGGCACTCGTTCGTTTGGAAGGCGAGGGATTGGTGAAATGCGTCGTGACGCAGAATATCGACGGATTGCATTTGAAATCGGGATTTCCTCG AGATAAACTATGTATTTTGCACGGGGACGTATTTACTGAAAAGTGTGAACGTTGTGGAAG AGAAGTTTGTCGAAATGTGCCAGTAGAAACTGTCGGTGAAAAATTGACTGGAAATAAATGCGACGAAGGTGGAGGTCGTGGAAAGTGCAGAGGAAAATTAAGAGATACTCTATTGGATTGGGAGGGTGAATTGCCTCTCGAAGACCTCAATCGTGCAACAAGGAACTCCAA GGAAGCTGATTTATCTATTTGTCTTGGAACAAGTCTACAAATGATGCCTGCAGCAAGTTTTCCTTTGATGgcactgaagaagaaaggacgTTTGGTTATCTGTAATCTACAGCCAACTAAATAT GACAAACGAGCGAGTCTCGTTATTCATGCTAAAGTGGACGATATTATGAAGGGAATCATGAAGAGACTAGGCTATCCCATTGGTCAATGGACTGAAGTCAAACGTGAAACGGAACCACCCAATAAACAACCACGCACTGATTCTAATAAAATGAATACCTGA